AGAGGTATGAGCTACTTTAGTATAAAAATGAGAGCATCTCTTGAAAATAAGCATATTTCCGGTGCAGAAAGGGTTGTAAAAAAAGAAAAAATTCAAGATGTTCTAAAAGATATATATGAAAAAATAAGCCATAAACAATTTGATAATATAAATATAAAAATAGAGTTAATAAAAGATATTTTTTTCATAGATAAACCTCTTGAGATTAAGGATTATAAATTTGACTCTCCAATAGAAGCTAATAATTTTGCAATAGAGATATTATCAAAAGAAACAGGTATTAAAAAAGAATGTATCGAAAAATTAATAAATCTTATCCATACCGGTGCATCGGAAAACAAGGATAATATGCGGGGAGCTATGATTGTTAATCAAAATTGTGAAAGATTAGAAAAAGATAGAAATAGAGGAGTAAGGACAACAAATGTAGATTTTTCAGATAGAGAAAAATTTAAAGAGTTTCTTTATAAAAAAGGTTATACAGAAAGAACCTTAGATGCTTTGGCTATAGCAACAAAAAATCTAAACTATCCTGATATATTAGCAGAATATTGTATATCAGATGAACCGGATTATATAACCGGATATATAGCTATAAAAAATCAATATATAAGAATAACTCCCTTAAAGAAACTCGGCAACCCAAAAGGTGGCAGAATATATTTTGTAAAGAATAATACAGATATTGAAGATTTATATGACTATCTCCAAAATAAAACTTTTCTTATTAAAGTTTGAGTTTAAATATTTAATGGAATTTTAATATCTAACTCATCATATAAAATTTTTGGAATTAAATTATTATTTTTTCTTTCTAATTTAATTATTCCAAGCATCTTAAATAATCTAATATCAGCATATACATTTTTATAATCTCTTCTGAGTTTTTCTGAAAGTTCCTTAATAGAATTAACTTCATGATTTTTTATATAATTTAAGAGTTCAATTCTCTTTGGAGTTAATAATTTATTTAAATCTTTAATAGAAGATACGGAAATATACTCTTCTTTTTCCGTAATCTCTCCGGAAGATACTTTTTTAAAAATTTCTTTAAATTTATCAAAATTATCTTTTAAACTTTCAACTCTTATTTCTATAGTTTTCATTTTTTCAACTGGCAACCTAATATGGTTTTCTATACCATAAAATTATAAGTAAAAAAATAATATTTTCAATATTTATTTTAATTCCTCTACAGCTTTTTCTAAATCGCCGTGTTTTAAAATTTCTATTAGTTTATGTTCATCAAATGGTTTAGTTAAACATTTTCCTGATTTTAAATCAAATATATAAAAAATTTCTTCTCCATAGCTTCCTACAAAATAATTTCCTTTTCCGATAACTGCTCCGGCTATAACGGAAGATTTAAAATCATCTGTTAATTTTTGACCTGTTTTTAAATCATATAATGCCCATTTTTTATTTCTTTTTCCCCAAAAAATTTCACTTTCACCGGTTATTACACCTCTATCTCTTATTTTTTCAAATTCCTCTGAAACCTGACCTTCTAAAGAATATATAGCTTCAATTTTTCCTTGAGTAATTTTAAAATAAGGAGATTGGGATTTTATTAATCCAGCAGTTGATATCCAATCAAATTCCGGTGTTAATTTTTTTTCTAAATTATATATAGCCCATTTTACCTTATGTAATTTTTTTAATGGTTCCGGAATATCTTTAACTATCTCTTTTGTAGCTATAAAATATTCACTCTCATTTTTCAAAAGTCCTTCTTTGAATATCCAGCCAAAATAATCAGATACTCTTTCACCATCTTTTGAAATATAAAAATATAACTGATTTTCTTCTAATCTATACATATAAAACTCCTGTTAAAAATTTTTAAAGATTCTATATTAAAGATGATTTAAAAATTATGAGATTTTATATAGAAATTGTTTGATTGATTAATCTTTTGAAATTATTATCTGTGATTTCTTCTATTTGGGAGGGAGATTTATTTAATAAATTTGATACAAATTCTAAGGTATAAAATATATATGAAGGTCTGTTTGGTTTTCCCCTTACTTTTTGAGGTGCTAAATATGGAGAATCTGTTTCAAGTAATAATCTATCAAGTGGAACATATTTTATCATCTCTCTTAAATTATCTGCTTTTGGATATGTGATATTTCCGGCAAAAGATATATAAAAACCTAAATCTAAAGCTCTTTTTAACATTAGCTTATCTCCACCGAAACAATGGAGAATACCTTTATCTTTTTTATAATGCTCTAAAATATCCATTGTATCTATATTTGCTTCTCTTGAATGGACAACAATTGGTAAATTGAGCTCTATGGATATTTCTATATGTTTTTCAAAAAATAATTTTTGTTTATCTTTTGGAGTTTTATCCCTATAATAATCAAGACCGGTTTCACCTATGGCTACTACTTTGGGATTTATAAGCTGTTTTAGATTTTCTACATCTTCAAGGGTTATATCATTAATATCATAAGGATGATAGCCGATAGAAGCATAAACATTTTCATATCTACCGGCTATCTCTATTGCTTTATGTATCTCTTCTTTATCACAACCTATTGTTAATATATAATTAAGTTTTGATATCTCCTCTTCAAAATTTTCTACCATATCAAGATGTGCATGGGTATCTGTCATCTTCTTCCCTTAAACCGGCAATGGTATTTTTTCAGATGGTGGAATATCCGGTCTTGCCGAATCGGATATAATCAATTCATTTTCTACTTTTCTACATCTATTTAAAACAGGAACATTATATTCTCTTAAAATTGCAAACATCTCTTCACAGGTTATTGTTTCTTTATCAAGTAATAGATTAACTACTGCCACAGCAGCATCTTTGTATGTTTCAATTATATTTTTAGCTTTTTCATAAGCTTCTCTTAATAATTTATTTACTTCCTCATCTATTTTCCTTGCAGTTTCTTCACTTATTTCAGGAGATTGATTTATCATAAATGGATTACTTCTTGTTGTGGATACATGTATTGGCCCTATTGTATCTGTCATACCCCAAGATGCAACTATTCTGTAAGCAAGCTCTGTTGCTCTCATTAAATCATTTTCTGCTCCGGTAGTAATTCCATCTTTTCCATAAAAAACTTCTTCTGCTGCTCTTCCACCAAAAAGCATCAATATTCTTGCCATTAAATCTTTTTTAGAATAGATATGTCTATCTTCTTGCGGTAAATTTACGGTTACACCAAGAGCCATTCCTCTTGGAATTATAGATACTTTATGTAATGGGTCTGCCTCTTCAAGCATAACACCAACAAGTGCATGTCCAACTTCATGATAAGCTATTTTTTCTTTTTCCTTAGGTGTAATTGCCATTCCTTTTCTTTCTAATCCCATCATTATTCTATCAAGAGCATCTTCAAACTCTTTCATTCCAACTTTATCTTTTCTTCTTCTTGCTGCAAGTAGGGCTGCTTCGTTTACTACATTAGCTAAATCTGCTCCGGAAAATCCAGGAGTAGCTTTTGCTATAATTCCTAAATCTACATCTTTATCAAGAGGTATGTTTTTCTTTTTAACATGAACTTTTAATATTTCGTATCTACCTTTTACATCCGGTTTTGGAACAGATATTTGTCTATCAAATCTACCGGGTCTTAATAATGCAGAGTCTAATATATCCGGTCTGTTTGTTGCAGCTATAACAATAATTCCTTCATTTGAATCAAATCCATCAAGCTCAACAAGTAATTGGTTTAAAGTTTGTTCTCTTTCATCATGGCCACCGCCAAAACCTACTCCATTTCTTGCTCTTCCTACTGCATCTATCTCATCTATAAATACAAGGCAAGGAGCATGTTTTTTAGCTGTTTCAAATAAATCTCTAACCCTTGCAGCTCCTACACCTACAAACATTTCTACAAAATCAGAACCGGAAATAGATATAAATGGAACATTTGCTTCACCGGCTATTGCTTTTGCAAGTAAAGTTTTACCAACCCCTGGGTCTCCGTAAAATAAGATTCCTTTAGGAGCCCTTCCACCAAGTTTTTGAAATCTTGAAGGGTCTTTTAAGAAATCTATAAGTTCTTTTACTTCTTCTTTTATCTCATCCATTCCGGCAACATCATCTAATTTAACGTTTGGTTTTTCTTCTATATAAACTTTTGCTCTACTTTTTGCAAATGAAAATGCACCTCTTCCACCACCGCCACCGGACATTTGCCTCATCATAAAAATCCAAAGACCTATAAATAGCAAAATAGGAAGCCATGAAACTAATAAAGTTATAAGCCAACTACTTGATTCCGAAGATAAGACCTTTACCTGAACTCCATTTTCAGAAAGAATATCATATATCTTAGAATATCCTTGTGGAACAACCGTTTCTACTCTTTTACCATCTTCTGTTACGGCTACAAGTTCTTCTCCTTTTACAGTGGCTTCACGAATTTTTTTATCATTTACCATCCTTATAAAATCAGTAAAGGAAACTTCGTTATCAGTAATCTGCTTAGAACCAAAAATATTAAATGCAAGAATCATCATTGCACCGATTAAAAACCATATAAATAAACTCTTTGAGAGTTGCAACTTTCAAACCTCCTTTATTTCAAAACATATAACATTTTTAGAATTTTCTTTAACCGGAAAATATCCTGACCTTTTATAACCAATAATCCATAGTATTTTATTATTATATACCAAAATAGGTATTTTTTCCCTTACAGTTTTAGGGATTTTCATATCTATCAATATATCTTTTAGCTTCTTTTCTGTTTTTTTACCAAAAGGTAAAAATCTATCTCCTTCCTGTCTTGTTCTTATTTCAAAAATCGGATTTTCTTCATCTATATCAAAACATACAACTCTTTTTTCATCTTTCATTTTATCAATATCAATACTCTCTGTTTTAAAAGATTTTATATAAAAATTATGCTCTTTTATAAATATTTCATCACCTATTTTTAACTGATAATAAAACTTTTCTGCTTTTTCAACTTTTTTTAAATAAAGAAAATCATATTCTTTTATAATCTCTGTCTCTTTATCCAATTTTATTTTTTTTGTTCCGGATTTTTCTAATATATTTAAAATTTGATAAATCTGTAAATAAGATGGATATATACCGGTATTTTGATAAATCCATTTTTGGAAAAATCTATATAAAATTGCTTTTGGATAAATTTTTAACTGTTTTAAATCTAATTTTATATCGCTAAATATATTCATCAATTTATCACTTTCTTCTTCTAAAAATTGTTCATCTAAATCTAAAAAATAAGATAATCTAAATAAAGAATTTTCAAGATTTTTATTTATATCTTTTAAAGCTGGAATTATGTTATGTCTTATTCTATTTCTCAGATATTCTGTTGATAAATTTGTTATATCTAATCTGTAATCTATATTGTTTTCTTTTGCATAATTTTCTATCTCTTCTTTTTTTATATATAACATCGGTCTAATTATATTTTTTTCTTTGGGACGAAAGCCTTTTAAACCTTTTCTGTTTCCTTGAATAAACCATAAAATCATTGTTTCTGCTAAATCAGATAGATGATGTGCAGTGGCTATTTTTTCTATATTTAATTTTTTTGCTATATAATTTAAAAATTTATATCTTTCTCTTCTCCCAATCTCTTCAATAGAGCTTTTTTCTTGTTTTGATATTTTTCTTATATCTAAGCGTTTTGTATATATTTTTAAGCCTAAATTTTTAGCAAGATTGATACAAAATAGCTCATCTTCATAAGAATCCTTTCCTCTTAATTTATGATTTAGATGGGCTAATACTATCTCTGATATATTTAGATAGTTTTTGAATTTTACAAATAAATGGGTTAATACAACAGAATCAACACCACCGGATATTGCTATTAGAACTTTCTCATTTTTTTCTATAAGATTAAAATCTTTTATACATTTAATAAATTTATTTTCAATCATTTATTTGTTTTATATCATCTAACTTCCAATTGAGAGCTTTTCCTACAAATGCCCAATATTCCTTAACATTAGTAGGTATATCTTTTGAGCCTTCTACAATATTTCCATTTTGGTCTATTATATAATCAATCATATCTGCATCTATCTCTACAATTACTACTTTATTATCTCCTTCTTCTTCTACATGAACTACTTGAATATTATTTATATTGATATTTTCAACGATATTTCTTAAACCTTTTTGTTTTAGCTGATTTAATTGATTATTTAGATAGTTATACATTCTATCTGTGAGATAATTTTTTACCGGTGTTAAATCTCCTTTTGACCAGGCTTCTTGTAAAGAGATAAATATATTCTTTGTTAAATTTTTTATTAATTCTTCATTTATATAACTTGTTATTGTTTCTTGCTCTGTTTGATAATATTGATTTGGTGAAATATTCGGTTCGTAAGCAACTTCTTCTCTTTTTCTTGTAAATATTTTAAAAAGTAAAAATATTATACCGGCTATTAATAATATCTCCAATAATCCGGGTGTTCCGATTTGAAATCCATGTCCCATTAACCAAGATAATAAAGCTCCGAAAATCATACCTCCAATCAACCATTTAAATATAGGATTACTAAAAAATGAAGGTTTTTGGGTATAAACCGGTTGAGAAGATTGTTTTAATCTCTCTTGCTCCAATCTGTTTTGTTGAAGTTGAGACGGTGTTTGTTTTTTAAATTGATAACTGTTATAACTTCTAAATCCTGATGATTTTCCGCCACCTACTCTTGCAAAAGAATCAGAAAATGAAAGGAAAAAGATTAAAAAAATTGATAAAACTGCTAATTTTTTAAACATATTATTCTCCACTTAAAAGTGGCGGTACAGGGATTCGAACCCCGGACACCACGGATATGAGCCGTGTGCTCTAACCAACTGAGCTATACCGCCAGTTATATATAATATAATTTATGCAGCTTGTTGATTTTGTAAAGCTTTTTTAAGTTTTAAAGCTGCTCTGCTTATTCTTCTTGAAGCTTCGTTTTTATGAATAGCACCTTTTGCTGCAGCTTTCATAGCTAATTTTTGGCAAAGAGGTAATAATTTAGCAGCTGCTTCAGCTCCTTCTTTTTTGAGAACTTCATTAAATTTCTTAAAAGCTGTTTTCATTCTGGAAATATGATATCTATTTTGTAATCTTCTTTTTTCAGCTTGTCTAACATTCTTTTTTACTTTTCTCTTGTGCTTTTGTTTTTCCGGTGATAAAGTTGCTTTTGCCATCTAAATTTTTAAACCTCCGTAAAATTTGTAGTTTAATATTATAACATTAAGATTTTGAAAAGAAAAGTGCCCCCAACGGGA
This DNA window, taken from Venenivibrio stagnispumantis, encodes the following:
- the ftsH gene encoding ATP-dependent zinc metalloprotease FtsH — encoded protein: MQLSKSLFIWFLIGAMMILAFNIFGSKQITDNEVSFTDFIRMVNDKKIREATVKGEELVAVTEDGKRVETVVPQGYSKIYDILSENGVQVKVLSSESSSWLITLLVSWLPILLFIGLWIFMMRQMSGGGGGRGAFSFAKSRAKVYIEEKPNVKLDDVAGMDEIKEEVKELIDFLKDPSRFQKLGGRAPKGILFYGDPGVGKTLLAKAIAGEANVPFISISGSDFVEMFVGVGAARVRDLFETAKKHAPCLVFIDEIDAVGRARNGVGFGGGHDEREQTLNQLLVELDGFDSNEGIIVIAATNRPDILDSALLRPGRFDRQISVPKPDVKGRYEILKVHVKKKNIPLDKDVDLGIIAKATPGFSGADLANVVNEAALLAARRRKDKVGMKEFEDALDRIMMGLERKGMAITPKEKEKIAYHEVGHALVGVMLEEADPLHKVSIIPRGMALGVTVNLPQEDRHIYSKKDLMARILMLFGGRAAEEVFYGKDGITTGAENDLMRATELAYRIVASWGMTDTIGPIHVSTTRSNPFMINQSPEISEETARKIDEEVNKLLREAYEKAKNIIETYKDAAVAVVNLLLDKETITCEEMFAILREYNVPVLNRCRKVENELIISDSARPDIPPSEKIPLPV
- the rpsT gene encoding 30S ribosomal protein S20, giving the protein MAKATLSPEKQKHKRKVKKNVRQAEKRRLQNRYHISRMKTAFKKFNEVLKKEGAEAAAKLLPLCQKLAMKAAAKGAIHKNEASRRISRAALKLKKALQNQQAA
- a CDS encoding Tim44 domain-containing protein; protein product: MFKKLAVLSIFLIFFLSFSDSFARVGGGKSSGFRSYNSYQFKKQTPSQLQQNRLEQERLKQSSQPVYTQKPSFFSNPIFKWLIGGMIFGALLSWLMGHGFQIGTPGLLEILLIAGIIFLLFKIFTRKREEVAYEPNISPNQYYQTEQETITSYINEELIKNLTKNIFISLQEAWSKGDLTPVKNYLTDRMYNYLNNQLNQLKQKGLRNIVENININNIQVVHVEEEGDNKVVIVEIDADMIDYIIDQNGNIVEGSKDIPTNVKEYWAFVGKALNWKLDDIKQIND
- a CDS encoding TatD family hydrolase, with product MTDTHAHLDMVENFEEEISKLNYILTIGCDKEEIHKAIEIAGRYENVYASIGYHPYDINDITLEDVENLKQLINPKVVAIGETGLDYYRDKTPKDKQKLFFEKHIEISIELNLPIVVHSREANIDTMDILEHYKKDKGILHCFGGDKLMLKRALDLGFYISFAGNITYPKADNLREMIKYVPLDRLLLETDSPYLAPQKVRGKPNRPSYIFYTLEFVSNLLNKSPSQIEEITDNNFKRLINQTISI
- the tilS gene encoding tRNA lysidine(34) synthetase TilS, whose product is MIENKFIKCIKDFNLIEKNEKVLIAISGGVDSVVLTHLFVKFKNYLNISEIVLAHLNHKLRGKDSYEDELFCINLAKNLGLKIYTKRLDIRKISKQEKSSIEEIGRRERYKFLNYIAKKLNIEKIATAHHLSDLAETMILWFIQGNRKGLKGFRPKEKNIIRPMLYIKKEEIENYAKENNIDYRLDITNLSTEYLRNRIRHNIIPALKDINKNLENSLFRLSYFLDLDEQFLEEESDKLMNIFSDIKLDLKQLKIYPKAILYRFFQKWIYQNTGIYPSYLQIYQILNILEKSGTKKIKLDKETEIIKEYDFLYLKKVEKAEKFYYQLKIGDEIFIKEHNFYIKSFKTESIDIDKMKDEKRVVCFDIDEENPIFEIRTRQEGDRFLPFGKKTEKKLKDILIDMKIPKTVREKIPILVYNNKILWIIGYKRSGYFPVKENSKNVICFEIKEV
- a CDS encoding 6-carboxyhexanoate--CoA ligase; the encoded protein is MSYFSIKMRASLENKHISGAERVVKKEKIQDVLKDIYEKISHKQFDNINIKIELIKDIFFIDKPLEIKDYKFDSPIEANNFAIEILSKETGIKKECIEKLINLIHTGASENKDNMRGAMIVNQNCERLEKDRNRGVRTTNVDFSDREKFKEFLYKKGYTERTLDALAIATKNLNYPDILAEYCISDEPDYITGYIAIKNQYIRITPLKKLGNPKGGRIYFVKNNTDIEDLYDYLQNKTFLIKV